From the genome of Palaemon carinicauda isolate YSFRI2023 chromosome 6, ASM3689809v2, whole genome shotgun sequence, one region includes:
- the LOC137643342 gene encoding uncharacterized protein PF3D7_1120000-like: MIKEDVNREINKIKEALNKEVSIIKEDVNREVNMIKEDVNREVNMITEDVNREVKMIKKYVNREVNMIKEYVKKEVREIMEDVSREVRMIKENVSEASMIKEAVNRKVNMIKKDVNREVNMIKEDVKREMSMINENVNRTVNMIEEDVTREV, translated from the coding sequence ATGATAAAGGAAGATGTCAACAGAGAAATTAACAAGATAAAGGAGGCTCTCAACAAAGAAGTGAGCATAATAAAGGAAGATGTCAACAGAGAAGTGAACATGATAAAGGAAGATGTCAACAGAGAAGTGAACATGATAACGGAAGATGTCAACAGAGAagtgaaaatgataaagaaatatgtCAATAGAGAAGTGAACATGATAAAGGAATATGTCAAAAAAGAAGTAAGAGAGATAATGGAGGATGTCAGCAGAGAAGTGCGCATGATAAAGGAAAATGTCAGTGAAGCAAGCATGATAAAGGAAGCCGTTAACAGAAAAGTGAACATGATAAAGAAAGATGTGAACAGAGAAGTGAACATGATAAAGGAAGATGTCAAAAGAGAAATGAGCATGATAAATGAGAATGTCAACAGAACAGTGAACATGATAGAGGAAGATGTAACCAGAGAAGTATGA
- the LOC137643344 gene encoding uncharacterized protein PF3D7_1120000-like has protein sequence MIEENVHREVSMIHENVKREVNIIKEDIKGEVSMIKEDINREVSLIKEDVNREVNMINEDVSRELNIIKKDVNEEASMIKEDVNREVKMIKEDVNREVNMIKEDVNREVNMINEDVNRVVSMIKEDVNREVSMIKENVNIEVNMIKEDVNREVNMIKEIVIREQAR, from the coding sequence ATGATAGAGGAAAATGTCCATAGAGAAGTGAGCATGATCCATGAAAATGTCAAAAGAGAAGTGAACATCATAAAGGAGGATATCAAAGGAGAAGTGAGCATGATAAAGGAAGATATTAACAGAGAAGTGAGCCTGATAAAGGAAGATGTTAACAGAGAAGTGAACATGATAAACGAAGATGTCAGCAGAGAATTGAACATAATAAAGAAAGATGTCAATGAAGAAGCGAGCATGATAAAGGAAGACGTTAACAGAGAAGTGAAGATGATAAAGGAAGATGTGAACAGAGAAGTGAACATGATAAAAGAAGATGTCAATAGAGAAGTGAACATGATAAATGAGGATGTCAACAGAGTAGTGAGCATGATAAAGGAAGATGTCAACAGAGAAGTGAGCATGATAAAGGAAAATGTAAACATAGAAGTGAACATGATAAAGGAGGATGTCAACAGAGAAGTGAACATGATAAAGGAAATTGTCATCAGAGAACAAGCACGATAA
- the LOC137643345 gene encoding uncharacterized protein PF3D7_1120000-like → MIKEDVNREISMIKEDVNREVSIIKEDINREVSMIKEDVSRELSMIKEGANREVSMLLEDVNRKVNMIKEDVNRDASMLKEDIKREVSIIKEHAYREVSMIKEDVNREIRMIKEDVNSGRCQQRSEHDKGRRQQRKMSTEK, encoded by the coding sequence ATGATAAAGGAAGATGTCAACAGAGAAATAAGCATGATAAAGGAGGATGTCAACAGAGAAGTGAGCATTATTAAGGAGGATATTAACAGAGAAGTGAGCATGATAAAGGAAGATGTCAGCAGAGAATTGAGCATGATAAAGGAAGGTGCTAACAGAGAAGTGAGCATGCTCTTGGAAGATGTCAACAGAAAAGTGAACATGATAAAGGAGGATGTCAACCGAGACGCGAGCATGTTAAAGGAGGATATCAAAAGAGAAGTGAGCATAATAAAAGAGCATGCATACAGAGAAGTGAGTATGATAAAGGAGGATGTTAACAGAGAAATACGCATGATAAAGGAAGACGTCAACAGCGGAAGATGTCAACAGAGAAGTGAGCATGATAAAGGAAGACGTCAACAGCGGAAGATGTCAACAGAGAAGTGA